The sequence CCTCGGCCGTCCTGCAGTCGGTCATGGCGACGGCGGCGGGTGTCCTCGCGGACCGCGGGATCGAGCCTCCGCTGCTGCGGTCCGGGAACGTGGACGGCGGCCTGGAGTGGAACGACCGGGTCTTCACGGAGTACGGGGACCGGATCTTCTACTGGCAGCGGTGAGCCTGCCGGTCGTTGCGGCCGATCGGAGCCGCACCCCTGAAGAGCGGGACTTCGCCCCTGCCCTCCAGCCCGGTCGGCGCTCGTCTTTCAGCCCGTCCGGCGTTCGAGGACGAGGCCGTTCAGGCCGATGGGGGGTCTGGGGGCGCAGCCCCCAGGGGTGGGAGGGGCCCGCCCCTCAGGATCGCCGCTCCAGGACCGCCGCCAGGTCCAGCGCCGCCGCGATCCGGACGGCGACGTCCTCCGCGTACGTCGCGTCGAACCTCTCGAACTGCGTGCGGCTGGCACTGCGCAGGAACGTGACGACGCCCAGGGTCCGCCCACGGCTCCGCAGGACCACGCACAGGGCGTGCACCGAGTCCGCGGGCCACTGACGGGCGAGGGCCCAGTCACGGGCGCGGTCCGGCTCGGTGGACCCCGCGCTGGCCCGTACGGAACCGATCCGCTCGACGCACTGGAACGCCGGATGCCCGTCGGAGTACCGGACGGGCAGACCCGCGCGGCCCGCGGGCAGGCTGGGACCCGGCGCGCCGGACGGCGTGGCGGGCCCCCGTACGAGCCGCACCGGCCGCTCGCCGTCGGTCACCGAACCCCCGGCGACCCGGTCGATCAGCGCGTGGTCGGCGAAGCCCGCGAGCGCGAAGTCGAGGTGGACGGACGCCGCCTCCGCGGGGTCCTCGCACTCTGCGGCGGCACGCGCGGCCCGGTGCAGCTGGTTGGTCCTGAACCGCAGCAGCGCCGCTTCCTGCTCGGTCTGCTTGCTCTCGGTCACGTCCTGGAAGAGCCAGCCCACACCGAGCGGAACCGGTTCCTCCGTGAGGGGCGAGGCGAGCCGCAGGAAGCCGCTGCGCCAGCAACGGCGCTGCTCGCCCTCCGCGGTCCGCAGGGTCACCCACATCTCGGCGGGCGCCGGTGGGGCGCCCTCCGCGAGAACGTGCGTGAGCGCGCTCTCCAGCTCCTCCACGCCCTGTGCGATCAACTCGCCCAGGGGGCGGCCCAGTACGGCCGCGCGTCCCGTGCCGAGCGCCCGCGCGGCGTGTCCGTTGACCACGGCGGGCCGCAGGTCGGCGTCGACGAGCACGACACCCCAGGAGGCGTCGTCGAACAGCGCCTCGCTCAGCGCGATCGACCGCTCCAGATCGATCTGCGCGTGCACCTCGCTGAAGGCGCAGTACACCCCGGCGGGCTTCCCGTCGGGACCCGGCACGGCGGCCGACTGGGTCCGTACGAGCACCCGGCCGCCCTCCTTGGTGAGCAGCGCGAACTCGTGGACCTGCCGTCCGGGGGCCTGCATCGCGGACAGCAGCCGGCTCTCGATCTCCTCGGCGTCCGCGGCCCGCACGGCCCAGCCGGCGAACCCGTGCCGGCCGACCGCCTCGGCCGCGGTCCAGCCGAGGATCCGCTCGGCCTCCCGGTTCCAGTGCGTCACCACTCCGTCGGCGTCGAACGCGCACAGCGCCGCGTCCATCCCGTCGAGCAGAGCGGCCAGCAGATCGGCCCCGTCCCGCTCCGGCTCGTCCGGCCCGAGCTCGTCCGTGGTCCCACTACGCCGCGAAGCACTCACCTGGCACCCCCTGCAGGCCGTGTCGGCGTGTCCTGCGCGGTGTGCCCGCGCGTCTGTTCACTCACTACGAACACTACGAATCACTCACTAGGAATCATTCAACTCGAACGTGACGCAGCCCACATCTGGTTCCCACAAGATTGAGGAAATCGTTGTGCGCGGGCACTTCGTCCCCGGTGGGCCGGAACGGGCGTTCCGTGGGCGATCTCCGGTCCGGCCGCCGGATCCCCGTCGTCCCGGCACCCTCCACAAGATCGCTTCCCCCTGTCGCCGCCGTCAACGCGTCGGCACCCCGGAAAATCAGTGCCCCGGAAAATCACTTGAGCGCCGTCGCGACTGTTCCTAGTGTGGGACGCACGCCGAAAGGAGGTGATCGGGTACATGTCTGAAACCCGGACCAGCGAGGTGGCTGCGGGCTAGCGGCCCGTCACCACATTCAGTGCGGTGCCGGACCAGCGCGTGAGACGAGCGTGCGGCCGGCCCAATCTCAGCAGTCACCCGACCCGCGTGCTCGCCGGTAAGTCCGGCCGGCTCCCTCCTCGGAGGGGACCAGAGCTCGCGGGTCGTCTGCGTTTCCGGACGGCCTCCCGCGGCCGCGATCGCGGTGATCCCGGGCACAGGCATATGCGGCGTACGGCGGTATCCTTGGCGCATGCTTCCGATACTCGTCCGGCGCCGGCACGTGGACTACGTGCGCGTCACGAGCATGGGCTGTCGGCGTTCCGCCTGACCTCAGCCCTCCTTTCCTCCTTGCTCTTCCCTGGCACCTGCGGCCCCCGCCCCACCCTCGGCGGCTGCCGCGGGCCCGTAACCCATGCGGACGCACACCATGACGAATGTGATCATGCCGACGAACCCGCCGTACCAGCCGGATCAGTCGCATCAGCCGTATCAGCAGCTTCCGATCATTGATCTTTCCGCGGCCGACCGCGGGCCCCAGGCGCGTGCCCTGCTGCGCGCCCAGTTGCACAGTGCCGCCCATGACGTGGGGTTCTTCCAGCTCGTCGGGCACGGGGTGAGCGAGGCCGAGACCGCCGCCCTGCTCGACGCGACGCACCGCTTCTTCGCGCTTCCCGAGGCCGGCCGGCTCGCGCTCGACAACGTCAACTCGCCGCACTTCCGCGGCTACACGCGGACCGGCGACGAGCGCACCGGTGGCAGCCGCGACTGGCGCGACCAGCTCGACATCGGGGCGGAGAGGCCCGCGCGGGCTCCCGGCCCTGGTGAGCCCGCGTACTGGTGGCTGGAGGGTCCCAACCAGTGGCCCGCCGCGCTGCCGGAGCTGCGGACCGCCGCGCTGGCCTGGATCGACCGGCTCAGCTCCGTCGCGGCGCGGCTCCTGCGTGAGCTGCTGGCCTCCATCGGCGCGCCCGCCGGTTTCTACGACCCGGTGTTCGGCGACCGGGCCCACCCGCATCTGAAGCTCGTCCGGTACCCGGGAAGCTCCGGGGACGGGGCGGACCAGGGGGTCGGCGCGCACAAGGACTACGGGTTCCTGACGCTGCTTCTGCAGGACCGGGTGGGCGGGTTGCAGGTGGAGCGCGCGGACGGGTTCTTCCACGACGTGCCGCCGGTCCCGGGGGCGTTCGTCGTCAACCTCGGTGAGCTGCTTGAGGTGGCCACCGACGGGTACCTGCTGGCGACCAACCACCGGGTGGTCAGTCCGCCCGGGGCCACCGAGCGGTTCTCCGTGCCCTTCTTCTACAACCCGCGCCTGGACGCCCGGATCGAGCGGCTGCCCTTCCCGCACGCCTCCGCCGCGCCCGGGGTGACGAGCGACCCGGCCAACCCGCTCTTCGCCGAGTACGGGCGGAACGAGCTGAAGGGCAAGGTGCGGGCCCATCCGCTGGCCGCGGCCCGTCATCACGCGGAGCTACTGGCCCCGGCGTGACGGCGGAGCCGCCGACCGGAGCCACCGACCCCGCCCGACACAGGTGTGGCGGCGCTCCATGGGGCGCCGCCACACGTGCCGTGCACACATGAGTGCCGTGCACACATGAGAAATCAGCGGGCGATGTCTCCGTAGCCCTCGATCTCACGCGGGTTGCGGGTGCCGGGGCCGATGTAGCGCGCGGAGGGGCGTACGAGGCGGCCGGTGCGCTTCTGCTCCAGGATGTGCGCGGACCAGCCGGCGGTACGGGCGCACGTGAACATCGAGGTGAACATGTGGGCCGGGACCTCGGCGAAGTCCAGGACGATGGCGGCCCAGAACTCGACGTTCGTCGCCAGGACGCGGTCCGGGCGCCGGGCGTGCAGTTCGGCGAGGGCCGCCTTCTCCAGGGCCTCGGCGATCTCGAAGCGGGGCGCTCCGAGTTCCCGGGCGGTGCGGCGGAGCACTCGCGCGCGCGGGTCCTCGGCGCGGTACACCCGGTGGCCGAAGCCCATCAGCCGCTCGCCCTTGTCGAGGGCCTGCTTGACGAACGCCTCGGCGTCGCCCGTGCGTTCGATCTCCTCGATCATGCCGAGGACGCGCGAGGGGGCGCCGCCGTGCAGCGGCCCGGACATGGCGCCGACGGCCCCGGAGAGGGCCGCCGACACGTCCGCGCCGGTGGACGCGATGACGCGGGCGGTGAACGTGGACGCGTTCATGCCGTGCTCGGCGGCGCTGGTCCAGTAGGCGTCGACCGCCGCCACGTGCTTGGGGTCGGGCTCGCCGCGCCAGCGGATCATGAAGCGTTCGACGACGGACTGCGCCTTGTCGATCTCGCGCTGCGGGACCATCGGCAGGCCCTGGCCGCGGGCGGACTGGGCGACGTAGCTGAGGGCCATGACGGCGGCGCGGGCGAGGTCCGCGCGGGCCTGCTTCTCGTCGATGTCGAGGAGCGGTTTGAGGCCCCAGACGGGGGCGAGCATGGCGAGCGCGGACTGGACGTCCACGCGGATGTCACCGGAGTGGACGGGGATCGGGAACGGCTCGGCGGGCGGCAGGCCGGGGTTGAAGGCTCCGTCGACGAGCAGCCCCCAGACGTTGCCGAAGGAGACGTGGCCGACCAGATCCTCGATGTCGACGCCCCGGTACCGCAGGGCGCCGCCCTCCTTGTCCGGTTCGGCGATCTCCGTCTCGAAAGCGACGACTCCCTCAAGTCCGGGTACGAAGTCGGACATCAGGCGGCTCCTCATGATGTGTGCGACGGACGATGTGCGAGTTGTGCGATACGTGCGATGTGCGATGCGTGCGATGTGCGATGCGTCCGATGTGCGATGTGCGGGATGCGGATGCGTTCGGGGTGGGTGTTGCGGTGTTCTCGGTGGGTGCGAGCGTGCGGTTACGCGGTCGCCTCTTGGACTCGCGGTCCGTACGCCACTCCGGTCATGCCCCGTGCGGTCGGCGGTCACCCAACCTCTTGGCAGCAGGACGATATCCCGTGGTGCCACCTTTGGGGAGGGTACGCGGCACTCAGTGCCAGTCAGTGATGAAGCCCACGCCCGCCGACGAGTACGGCAGGATGACCGGGTGACCGACAGTGACCCCTCTCTCGACCCCCTCCTCGACCCCGCGTCGATGCGCAAGCAGTACCGGGCCGCGGGACTCGACGAGACCGAGCTGGCCGACCACCCCATGGAGCAGTTCGCACGCTGGTTCGTCCAGGCCGCGGCGCACGGTGGGGCGCGGGGCGCGTTGTACGAGCCGAACGCGATGGTCGTCTCCACGGCGGACGCCGAGGGGCGGCCCAGTTCCCGCACGGTGCTGCTGAAGCAGTACGACGAGCGGGGTTTCGTCTTCTTCACCAACTACGAGTCCCGCAAGGCGCGCGAGCTGGCCGAGAATCCGTACGTCTCGTTGCTCTTTCCGTGGCATCCGGTGGCGCGGCAGGTCGTCGTGACCGGGATCGCGCGGCGTACGGGGCGGGACGAGACGGCCGCGTATTTCCGTACGCGGCCTCATGGGTCGCAGCTCGGGGCGTGGGCCAGTGCGCAGTCCGCGGTGGTCGCCTCGCGGGACGAGTTGGACGCGTCGTACGCGGAGCTGGTGGCTCGGTATCCCGAGGGGGCGCAGGTGCCTGTGCCTCCGGAGTGGGGTGGGTTTCGGGTTTCGCCCCGGGCGGTGGAGTTCTGGCAGGGGCGGGAGAATCGGTTGCACGATCGGTTGCGGTACGTGGCGTCTGCCGACGGGTCTTGGCGGGTTGAGAGGCTCAGTCCCTGAGGGGCTGTGCCCCTCTGATCCCCCTCGCGTCAGGGGGTGGCGCCCGGGGTGCGGTTGCGTCCGACGGTTCGTCGTGGCTGGTCGCGCCGTACCCGCGCCCCTTGAGGGCGAAAAGATTGCGCCGTTCCCCGCGCCCCTAAAGGCAAGAGATTGCGCCGTTCCCCGCGCCCCTGAAAGCAAAAGACTGCGCCGTTCCCCGCGCCCCTGAAAGCAAAAGACTGCGCCGTTCCCCGCGCCCCTGGAAGCGAAGGACTGTGCCGTTCCCCGTGTCCCCGAAAAAGGGTCAGCTCAGGGTGGTGTCCAGGATTTTTGACCACTGGGTTACCACTCCGGCTCGGCGGGTGGTGTCGTCTGTGAGGAGGTTGGCCAGGCCGAGGCCTCGGGACATGTCCAGGAAGCCCTGGACCGTTTCGCGTACACCGGGGCGGGTCTCGTCGGCGTTCAGGAGTTCCACGGCTATGCGGTGGGTCTCGCGGCCGACGCGGCCCTCCAGTTCGGTGACCCGGGTGCGCAGCTGGTCCTCGTTCGAGGCGGCGACCCAGAGGTGGAGGGCGGCGCGGAACAGTGGGCCCGTGTAGAGGTCGACCAGGGCGGCGACGACGGCTCGGCGGTCCGCGGCGCCCTCGGGGAAGAGGGTGCGCAGAGCGGTGGAGCGTTCCTCGGCGACGTACTCGACGGCCGCCGTGAAGAGGTCCTCGCGGGTCGGGAAGTGGTGCTGGGCCGCGCCTCGCGACACCCCGGCGCGCTCGGCGACGACGGACACCGTGGAGCCCGCCCAGCCGCGTTCGGCGAGGCAGGCGACCGCGGCTTCGAGGAGGCGTTGCCGGGTGGCGCGGCTGCGGTCCTGTTTCGGGACGCGCTCCACCGGCACCGGCGCCGCGCCGTTCACCAAACCCATGAGGGATCCCGTCGTTCGAGGAAGGCCGTCATTCCCTCGCGGGCCTGCTCCGAGGAGAAGAGCCGGGCCGAGAGCGCGGTCAGGTCGGCCGCGTCCCGGTCGAAGGTGTCCAGCACCTTAGCCGTGAGCAGCCGCTTCGTCTCGGCCAGCCCCTGCGGTGAGGACCGGCGCAGTCCGTCGAGCACCGGCGCGAGTACGTCGTCGGCGTCCTCCCCCGCCGCGCCCGCGACCGTGACGAGGCCGATGCGGGCGGCCTCGGTCGCGTCGAACTTCTCGCCGGTGAGGTAGTAGCGGGCCACCGCGCGCGGGTCGAGGCGCGGCAGGAGGGGCAGCGAGATCACGGCGGGGGCGACTCCGATGCGTACCTCCGTGAAGGCGAAGGTTGCCTCCTGGGAGGCGGCCGCGATGTCGCAGGCGCCGAGCAGTCCGAGGCCGCCCGCGCGGACGTGGCCGGTGACGCGGGCGACGACGGGCTTGGGCAGTTCGACGATCTGCCGGAGCAGGGCGACGAGGGTGTCCGGGTGCGGCGGGTCGCGCAGGTCCGCGCCCGCGCTGAAGGTGTTGCCGGTGTGGGTGAGGACGACGGCGCGTACGTCACCGTCCTTGCCGGCTTCCGTGAGCGCGTCCGCCAGGTCCCCCACCAGCTGGGCGGAGAGGGCGTTGCGCCGCTCGGGCGCGTCGAGCGCGAGGGTGGTGATCCCGCGCTCGTACGACCGCCGCACCGTGCTCATGCGCGCCCCCGCAGCTCTCGTCGAAGGATCTTCCCGGAGGCTGCCCTCGGCACCCCCTCGATGAACTCGACATGCCTGATCTTCTTGTACGGGGCCACGCGCGCGGCGACGTATTCCATGACCTCTTCCCCGGTGAGACCCGGCGCGGCCGGCTGGCGCACCACGTACGCGTGCGGCCGCTCGTTGTTGTCGGTGTCGTAGACCCCGATGACGGCGGCGTCGGCGATGCCGGGGTGCGTCAGCAGGAGTGCTTCGAGTTCGGCGGGGGCCACCTGGAAGCCCTTGTACTTGATGAGTTCCTTGACCCGGTCGACGACGTACAGCCAGCCGTTCGCGTCGACGTGCCCGACGTCGCCGGTGTAGAGCCAGCCGTCGTCGTCGATCATCTCGGCGGTCTCGACGGGCCGGCCGAGGTAGCCCTTCATGACCTGTGGTCCGCGGATGACGATCTCGCCGCGTTCGCCGACGCCGAGGTCCTTGCCGGGGTCG is a genomic window of Streptomyces sp. NBC_00414 containing:
- a CDS encoding PAS domain-containing protein — encoded protein: MSASRRSGTTDELGPDEPERDGADLLAALLDGMDAALCAFDADGVVTHWNREAERILGWTAAEAVGRHGFAGWAVRAADAEEIESRLLSAMQAPGRQVHEFALLTKEGGRVLVRTQSAAVPGPDGKPAGVYCAFSEVHAQIDLERSIALSEALFDDASWGVVLVDADLRPAVVNGHAARALGTGRAAVLGRPLGELIAQGVEELESALTHVLAEGAPPAPAEMWVTLRTAEGEQRRCWRSGFLRLASPLTEEPVPLGVGWLFQDVTESKQTEQEAALLRFRTNQLHRAARAAAECEDPAEAASVHLDFALAGFADHALIDRVAGGSVTDGERPVRLVRGPATPSGAPGPSLPAGRAGLPVRYSDGHPAFQCVERIGSVRASAGSTEPDRARDWALARQWPADSVHALCVVLRSRGRTLGVVTFLRSASRTQFERFDATYAEDVAVRIAAALDLAAVLERRS
- a CDS encoding isopenicillin N synthase family dioxygenase; translated protein: MTNVIMPTNPPYQPDQSHQPYQQLPIIDLSAADRGPQARALLRAQLHSAAHDVGFFQLVGHGVSEAETAALLDATHRFFALPEAGRLALDNVNSPHFRGYTRTGDERTGGSRDWRDQLDIGAERPARAPGPGEPAYWWLEGPNQWPAALPELRTAALAWIDRLSSVAARLLRELLASIGAPAGFYDPVFGDRAHPHLKLVRYPGSSGDGADQGVGAHKDYGFLTLLLQDRVGGLQVERADGFFHDVPPVPGAFVVNLGELLEVATDGYLLATNHRVVSPPGATERFSVPFFYNPRLDARIERLPFPHASAAPGVTSDPANPLFAEYGRNELKGKVRAHPLAAARHHAELLAPA
- a CDS encoding citrate synthase 2, producing MSDFVPGLEGVVAFETEIAEPDKEGGALRYRGVDIEDLVGHVSFGNVWGLLVDGAFNPGLPPAEPFPIPVHSGDIRVDVQSALAMLAPVWGLKPLLDIDEKQARADLARAAVMALSYVAQSARGQGLPMVPQREIDKAQSVVERFMIRWRGEPDPKHVAAVDAYWTSAAEHGMNASTFTARVIASTGADVSAALSGAVGAMSGPLHGGAPSRVLGMIEEIERTGDAEAFVKQALDKGERLMGFGHRVYRAEDPRARVLRRTARELGAPRFEIAEALEKAALAELHARRPDRVLATNVEFWAAIVLDFAEVPAHMFTSMFTCARTAGWSAHILEQKRTGRLVRPSARYIGPGTRNPREIEGYGDIAR
- the pdxH gene encoding pyridoxamine 5'-phosphate oxidase, whose translation is MRKQYRAAGLDETELADHPMEQFARWFVQAAAHGGARGALYEPNAMVVSTADAEGRPSSRTVLLKQYDERGFVFFTNYESRKARELAENPYVSLLFPWHPVARQVVVTGIARRTGRDETAAYFRTRPHGSQLGAWASAQSAVVASRDELDASYAELVARYPEGAQVPVPPEWGGFRVSPRAVEFWQGRENRLHDRLRYVASADGSWRVERLSP
- a CDS encoding TetR/AcrR family transcriptional regulator, which gives rise to MGLVNGAAPVPVERVPKQDRSRATRQRLLEAAVACLAERGWAGSTVSVVAERAGVSRGAAQHHFPTREDLFTAAVEYVAEERSTALRTLFPEGAADRRAVVAALVDLYTGPLFRAALHLWVAASNEDQLRTRVTELEGRVGRETHRIAVELLNADETRPGVRETVQGFLDMSRGLGLANLLTDDTTRRAGVVTQWSKILDTTLS
- a CDS encoding enoyl-CoA hydratase family protein — its product is MSTVRRSYERGITTLALDAPERRNALSAQLVGDLADALTEAGKDGDVRAVVLTHTGNTFSAGADLRDPPHPDTLVALLRQIVELPKPVVARVTGHVRAGGLGLLGACDIAAASQEATFAFTEVRIGVAPAVISLPLLPRLDPRAVARYYLTGEKFDATEAARIGLVTVAGAAGEDADDVLAPVLDGLRRSSPQGLAETKRLLTAKVLDTFDRDAADLTALSARLFSSEQAREGMTAFLERRDPSWVW